In Fodinibius saliphilus, a genomic segment contains:
- the rsmI gene encoding 16S rRNA (cytidine(1402)-2'-O)-methyltransferase → MSTLYIVATPIGNLQDISERAQTILNKVTYIACEDTRTSGVLLNHLGIDTQTFSFHAHNEHQKVDHLLNILDARQNIAIISDAGMPGISDPGFLAVRAAYKAGHTVSVIPGPDAATTALVASGLPCDKYVYEGFLPQKKGRQKQLKQLVDEERSIILYESPYRLKKLLGELRKYMGDHRMAAVCRELTKKFEEVVRGSLKHLSDTFELRDEIKGEIVVVIAPKSYSE, encoded by the coding sequence TTGAGTACACTCTACATTGTTGCTACCCCTATTGGAAACCTTCAAGATATATCTGAGCGTGCTCAGACCATTTTAAACAAGGTTACCTACATTGCCTGTGAAGATACCCGAACTTCAGGCGTTTTACTTAATCACTTGGGTATTGATACCCAAACCTTTTCTTTTCATGCTCATAATGAGCATCAAAAAGTAGACCATCTACTCAATATACTTGATGCACGACAAAATATAGCAATAATTTCTGATGCTGGTATGCCAGGAATTTCCGATCCTGGATTTTTGGCCGTAAGAGCAGCATATAAAGCGGGACACACTGTTTCCGTCATTCCGGGTCCGGATGCAGCAACAACGGCACTAGTAGCCAGTGGCCTGCCCTGCGATAAATATGTTTATGAGGGATTTTTGCCCCAAAAAAAGGGGCGCCAAAAGCAGCTAAAGCAATTGGTGGATGAAGAGCGTTCAATTATATTATATGAAAGTCCTTACAGGCTTAAAAAACTACTCGGTGAGCTACGAAAATATATGGGAGACCACCGTATGGCAGCTGTATGTCGTGAACTTACCAAAAAATTTGAGGAGGTCGTCCGTGGATCACTCAAACACCTGTCCGATACTTTTGAGTTAAGAGATGAAATCAAAGGCGAGATTGTAGTCGTCATTGCCCCAAAAAGTTATAGTGAATGA
- a CDS encoding VOC family protein: protein MVDFNPSGLNHITIRVNEIERAEEFYGEVLGFELIRKMGKSMAVYQVGEEDTLVLVEAETSYDPSSRDYRVDHFGFYLESEEKVDEMAEYFREQEISILSGPANRKRGRFLFVSDPDGNMIEFFYEENKK, encoded by the coding sequence ATGGTAGATTTTAATCCGTCTGGACTTAATCATATCACTATTCGTGTAAATGAAATTGAACGGGCAGAAGAGTTTTATGGAGAAGTATTAGGCTTCGAACTTATTCGAAAGATGGGTAAAAGTATGGCTGTCTACCAGGTAGGTGAGGAGGATACATTGGTATTGGTTGAGGCCGAAACCAGCTATGACCCATCATCACGCGATTACCGTGTAGACCATTTTGGCTTTTACCTGGAGTCGGAAGAAAAGGTGGACGAGATGGCCGAATATTTCCGTGAACAGGAAATATCTATTCTTAGTGGACCTGCTAACCGGAAACGTGGGCGTTTTTTATTTGTTTCAGATCCGGACGGAAATATGATTGAGTTCTTTTACGAAGAAAATAAGAAGTAA
- a CDS encoding nucleotide exchange factor GrpE yields the protein MSPDRGWDSCGTLFAFFSTKKQTAFKTIEIEYMSESNEKVTEEQTTDEEQQSAEEQLSKYEDYGAGELRDLLVARDNEIEELESALQESKDSHLRKAAELENYRKRVKRERSQVYEQARAKALEDFLDINDDLQRTLTAAEDLDVNETFMDGVLLVANKFKEVLDKHGVERIDEEGVPFNVDLHDAMMRQKPQDDDIGSDVVLNVVESGYRIGDRTIRHAKVIVSE from the coding sequence TTGTCACCAGATAGAGGGTGGGATAGCTGTGGCACGTTATTTGCATTTTTCAGCACAAAGAAACAGACAGCATTTAAAACGATAGAAATAGAATACATGAGCGAATCGAACGAAAAAGTAACTGAAGAACAAACAACCGATGAAGAGCAACAGTCGGCAGAAGAACAGCTTTCGAAATATGAAGATTATGGAGCTGGTGAACTTCGTGATTTGTTAGTTGCTCGAGATAATGAAATTGAAGAATTAGAAAGTGCTCTCCAAGAATCAAAAGACTCGCATCTACGCAAAGCTGCTGAACTCGAAAATTACCGAAAGCGGGTTAAGCGGGAACGTTCTCAGGTCTATGAGCAGGCCCGTGCGAAAGCTCTAGAAGATTTTCTTGATATTAATGATGATCTCCAACGTACATTAACTGCAGCGGAAGATCTGGATGTTAATGAAACATTTATGGATGGTGTACTTTTGGTAGCTAATAAATTCAAAGAGGTGCTCGATAAGCACGGTGTTGAACGAATTGATGAAGAAGGAGTACCTTTCAATGTAGATCTTCATGATGCTATGATGCGCCAGAAACCACAAGACGATGATATTGGCAGTGATGTGGTCCTTAATGTCGTGGAAAGTGGATATCGCATTGGAGATCGTACCATCCGTCATGCAAAAGTAATTGTAAGCGAATAA
- the sprA gene encoding cell surface protein SprA, which yields MGYSQQADSLGAVRSDSLGQLIRLPKVSYPFPDQPPKLFYVSIPQEKTYVQYDSSGVYYSQRLLYQMQVAHPYVMNFEEYAARNKKNALEKNWQQLIAEQESRTDRKGGLLDFNLDIPGAEESAFTTIFGKPEVNLSINGTANMNVGASIQKTENTEIPEDQRTQIDPTFEQSLKLNIQGTIGDKLSIQTDWDTERDFDFMNRLNIVYDGYDDEIIQRLELGNVSMQTGNSLIRGGNALFGVKSIAQLGSLKLTSVLSQQEGEGKTETITGGAQEKKISIRPGEYEADRHFFLDFYTRQEFEDNVSNPQQTGQALQLVEINVWALREASQSVEGERQAIALGPLGVDEGPSGGFSPPNDEEDDFSDALLNQYRDPAEGVSASDFGVDPSQFVEGYFVPMQEGVDYEIRPDLGYISLKRNLGARQALAVSFKYRDSQSGKTISIGDVSQGGGGRIYLKLLRPQTVTTTNDLWDLMMKNVYSLGVANITSDGLDIDVKFTEQNVPSSSLPGRNTILLQDLGLDRVDQQGALNPDNKIDFSTNVLNPSTGKLIFPYLEPFGKRIEELLTEAGLGNDRIQALTFDELYSEKKVNANQESKNNFYVVEGTSKGSTSASYSLGYSLVEGSVKVFVNGRELQEGTDYAVDYSIGSITILNDQYLRQGQEIKIEYENNQLAQIGQKSFTGIRAEYEFTDNISLGSTFFKLKEKPLQDKIRIGDEPVNNSVIGVDANAQFDTPWLTRLVDGIPLLQTKAQSSMSFSGEFAQLRPDIAQTSAVSDAIDNNRLFEDEENGLSFIDDFEGSDIGLSFKNPSRWYLAAAPAAVPGYGPDETFFEGNPQGDPSKNLADKIARSDLRSQLAWYSIPQNVDQILGGVSYTPESEPVNVTEVFPNRDVLTEENFIRTMDVYYDPTERGPYNYNNNLKNLFESETERTWGGMTTTLPSGQEDLTQNNIEFLEFWVQSVLPDGKSPTPQDLQDYEGKIYIDVGVVSEDVIPNFKTNTEDGLVRKPNDLQQDNIGGDSRSYIPVPPPAPEGQFANETQKEADVGLDGAPNSGGIDNMNEKTLFSDFINNVQSQYGGTSEEYNKVVSDPSNDDYVYYGQKKVDDKPLHERFHRMFGYHDGNSPPSEGDKRAVTNKPDTEGLITSSIVEQNDSYFQYEVDWNPADFSELEPGTEGTYIVDKVDGTKQQDRWYQVRIPLEEWVRKVGGIQNFQNISYIRIWLSGYEKPFTLRFATFELVGSQWREAKNVGNEQGPLQGEFNISSVNIEENSQREPIPYRQPEGAIRAKNRGRQRQTIENEQSIVMDAENLAPGELLMMKRVYPGGLNMINYSNVRMFVHGEGYENREDAELVMRFGTDLTNNYYEYRQPISPTNKNFPFSSKPIGELTEAELDLEAEQVWLYDKNSMNILLRAFNELKQLRDQQGGDTGEIFSCNDCSKLLKKAVPGASIAVKGNPSLDRIGEIGMGIRNPFDPQNPSEGGVSSLDGQFWFNELRVSGFDNKKGWAAKAKGQIQFADFADFNANFNRETDGFGALSSGLGQRRLSDVLAYDLNSTVNIHKFIPERFGWKIPVSLSTRQSSSTPRYLPNEGDVRLSEFKNAVNSRDDIDEQEKEQLINQKIKESQTVTENYSINISNVSKSRSKSTFAQYTLDKTTFNYVYNTTKRRNPQYTFQDNWNYSSSLRYDVNFPNTRLFRPFGFLGEVPLLHPLAGLRLGYTPASINASVGIDREYDEQLRRLTTGETESTPQQSHSFTYDTEFGFGYNLTPSIKTTFRSRSVFDLSRAGIESDGSENPLSDSTKYSVRPTFDVLNDVVFDTLSSRRRNYEEGYTAGWQPRLRSIEAINWMSYSANYGGGYQWRNSSRGSKLGANISNNLTLNQSLDFDIKSLLNRIDWYKNLQNGGDNSQQPAVSDTSKAGYSQDDFGETLANIGKKSLAALLSIQSFELSFDISKSSRQSGYAGNSQFFQMFSRSGQQYSPPFSYRTGFDDDIGTAQLIDNPSDNSSLQLPSNRNLSDNLTVGSRLQPFKNLSIDLSWNSEWQKNRTTTITIDPNDNMSTVHSQNGTIRSSVWAFGGGYEAFFKAQLNTAFQDINSGATIISDSTGNSDGRSVLGRMTLQEDFRRAYLSVGKGGIGKQHFTPFPLPNWRVTLTGLESVIPFLGNLMSRASLTHNYSGLYRLGWEFNSDQSQLPPLSIGAYSVINRRPKYDPNSINVEKRFSPLVGLNITWKSNLRTNLQYEHSKVTSLTLSNSTVTERISKGLKLSLSYTIRGFKLPFFPRIDNAVDFSLNGSYLEDEEKKYQLSSDLDEALTAGPDDIVKDAGRADYSGTVTGGQSRIRGAAVIGYRFSQTIQANFEYNYSKLIPKTSGVYGRTDHDIRFNIVVSIRSN from the coding sequence ATGGGTTATTCGCAGCAGGCAGACTCTTTAGGGGCAGTGAGAAGTGATTCATTGGGACAGCTAATTCGTTTGCCCAAAGTCTCCTATCCGTTTCCAGACCAGCCACCCAAGTTGTTTTACGTCTCAATTCCCCAAGAGAAAACATATGTGCAATATGATTCGTCCGGCGTTTATTATAGCCAGCGCTTGCTTTATCAAATGCAGGTGGCCCATCCCTATGTAATGAATTTTGAAGAATATGCTGCTCGTAATAAAAAGAATGCCTTAGAAAAAAATTGGCAACAATTAATAGCTGAACAAGAGTCAAGGACAGACAGAAAAGGGGGATTATTGGATTTTAATCTTGATATCCCCGGGGCCGAAGAATCGGCATTCACAACTATTTTTGGAAAACCTGAGGTAAACCTCAGTATTAATGGGACTGCAAATATGAATGTGGGGGCCTCTATCCAAAAGACAGAGAATACAGAGATCCCTGAAGATCAGCGAACCCAGATTGATCCTACTTTTGAACAGAGTTTAAAGCTCAATATACAAGGGACTATAGGAGACAAACTTTCTATACAAACGGATTGGGATACGGAACGGGATTTTGATTTTATGAACCGTCTGAACATTGTGTATGATGGATACGATGATGAAATAATCCAGCGCCTGGAGTTGGGTAACGTTTCAATGCAAACAGGAAATTCATTAATTCGGGGAGGAAATGCTCTTTTTGGAGTTAAATCTATAGCTCAACTAGGATCACTGAAATTAACGTCGGTACTTTCACAGCAAGAGGGGGAGGGCAAAACAGAAACAATAACGGGTGGAGCCCAAGAAAAGAAAATTTCTATACGGCCTGGTGAATATGAAGCTGACCGACACTTTTTTCTCGACTTTTATACCCGGCAAGAATTTGAGGATAATGTGTCAAATCCACAGCAGACGGGTCAGGCACTGCAGCTCGTCGAGATAAATGTATGGGCACTACGCGAGGCTTCTCAGTCGGTTGAGGGAGAACGGCAGGCTATAGCACTTGGTCCATTGGGGGTTGATGAGGGACCGTCCGGGGGGTTTTCTCCTCCCAATGATGAGGAGGATGATTTTTCTGATGCTCTTCTTAACCAGTATCGAGATCCTGCTGAAGGGGTTTCAGCCTCAGATTTTGGCGTAGATCCTTCTCAATTCGTGGAAGGGTATTTTGTACCTATGCAGGAGGGGGTTGATTATGAGATACGACCGGATCTGGGATATATCTCGTTAAAAAGGAATTTAGGTGCCCGACAGGCGTTGGCGGTATCCTTTAAGTACCGCGATTCCCAGAGTGGTAAAACAATAAGTATCGGTGATGTAAGTCAAGGTGGTGGAGGTCGCATATATCTGAAATTACTACGTCCCCAAACAGTGACAACAACCAATGATTTGTGGGATTTGATGATGAAAAATGTGTACTCATTAGGTGTTGCTAATATTACGTCTGACGGCTTGGATATTGATGTTAAATTTACGGAACAGAATGTTCCCAGTAGTTCGCTTCCCGGCCGAAATACGATATTATTACAAGATTTAGGATTAGACCGTGTAGATCAACAGGGGGCATTAAATCCGGACAATAAAATTGATTTTAGTACGAATGTACTAAACCCTAGCACAGGTAAATTGATATTTCCCTATCTAGAACCTTTTGGTAAACGGATAGAAGAGTTGCTTACAGAGGCAGGGCTTGGTAATGATAGGATACAGGCACTTACATTTGATGAACTATATTCTGAAAAAAAAGTAAATGCTAACCAAGAATCGAAAAATAACTTTTACGTCGTTGAAGGAACATCAAAAGGAAGCACCTCGGCTAGTTACTCTCTTGGTTATTCATTAGTTGAAGGATCAGTAAAAGTTTTTGTAAACGGTCGTGAACTCCAAGAAGGTACTGATTATGCCGTAGATTACTCCATTGGAAGTATTACTATTTTGAATGATCAGTATTTGCGGCAGGGGCAAGAGATTAAAATTGAATATGAAAACAATCAGCTTGCACAGATTGGCCAGAAATCATTTACTGGTATTAGGGCAGAGTATGAATTTACTGATAATATCTCATTGGGTAGTACCTTCTTCAAGCTCAAAGAAAAGCCTCTTCAAGATAAAATACGTATTGGTGATGAACCGGTTAATAATTCGGTTATTGGAGTCGACGCCAACGCCCAGTTTGATACGCCTTGGTTAACCCGTTTGGTTGATGGCATTCCTTTACTACAGACCAAGGCACAATCAAGTATGTCTTTCAGTGGTGAATTTGCCCAGCTTCGACCGGATATTGCTCAGACTAGTGCGGTAAGTGATGCTATTGATAACAACAGGCTTTTTGAGGATGAAGAAAATGGTCTCTCTTTTATTGACGATTTTGAAGGCTCTGATATTGGTCTCAGCTTCAAAAATCCTTCGCGTTGGTACTTAGCTGCCGCACCGGCTGCAGTACCGGGATATGGACCTGATGAAACATTTTTCGAAGGCAATCCTCAAGGAGATCCAAGTAAGAATTTAGCTGATAAAATTGCTCGTTCAGATCTACGCAGTCAGCTAGCGTGGTATAGTATTCCACAAAACGTTGATCAGATTCTGGGGGGCGTCTCATATACGCCTGAATCAGAGCCGGTAAATGTAACTGAAGTATTTCCAAATAGAGATGTGTTGACGGAGGAAAACTTCATCCGAACGATGGATGTATATTACGATCCTACCGAACGCGGACCTTATAACTACAATAATAATCTAAAAAATCTCTTTGAAAGTGAAACAGAACGTACCTGGGGGGGGATGACAACCACTCTACCTTCGGGTCAGGAAGATCTTACCCAAAATAATATTGAGTTTTTAGAATTCTGGGTTCAGTCGGTGTTGCCTGATGGAAAAAGCCCTACGCCCCAGGATTTACAAGATTATGAAGGTAAAATATACATTGATGTTGGAGTGGTATCAGAAGATGTAATACCCAACTTTAAGACTAATACTGAGGATGGATTAGTACGAAAACCAAATGATCTGCAGCAAGATAATATTGGAGGCGACTCGCGTTCATATATACCGGTGCCCCCACCAGCTCCAGAGGGCCAGTTTGCTAATGAAACACAAAAGGAAGCCGATGTAGGGCTAGATGGGGCCCCCAATTCCGGAGGCATTGATAACATGAATGAGAAAACTCTCTTCTCCGATTTTATTAATAATGTTCAGTCACAATATGGAGGAACAAGCGAAGAATATAATAAGGTAGTATCGGACCCTTCCAATGATGATTATGTTTATTATGGACAAAAAAAGGTAGATGACAAGCCGCTTCATGAGCGATTTCATCGCATGTTTGGGTACCATGATGGAAACTCACCACCTAGTGAAGGTGATAAACGGGCTGTAACCAATAAGCCTGATACAGAAGGTCTAATTACCTCTTCAATTGTTGAACAAAATGATTCCTATTTCCAGTATGAAGTCGATTGGAATCCCGCAGATTTTTCTGAGCTTGAGCCAGGTACAGAGGGAACCTACATTGTTGACAAAGTAGATGGGACAAAACAGCAAGATCGGTGGTACCAGGTTCGTATACCGCTGGAGGAATGGGTTCGTAAAGTTGGGGGGATACAAAATTTCCAGAATATATCATATATCCGTATCTGGCTTTCGGGATATGAGAAACCATTTACACTTCGTTTTGCAACTTTTGAGCTTGTAGGTAGTCAATGGAGAGAAGCTAAAAATGTAGGTAATGAGCAAGGTCCGTTGCAGGGCGAATTTAATATATCATCAGTAAATATTGAGGAAAATAGCCAGCGCGAACCTATTCCTTACAGGCAACCTGAAGGGGCAATACGTGCAAAAAATCGTGGACGCCAACGACAAACTATTGAAAACGAACAATCTATTGTAATGGATGCTGAAAACCTGGCCCCAGGGGAATTGTTGATGATGAAGAGAGTGTACCCCGGGGGACTCAATATGATCAATTATTCAAATGTGCGTATGTTTGTTCATGGAGAGGGGTATGAGAATAGAGAGGATGCTGAGCTGGTAATGCGTTTTGGTACCGATCTTACAAATAATTATTACGAATACCGCCAGCCTATATCACCTACAAATAAAAATTTCCCATTTAGTTCAAAACCTATAGGTGAGCTGACTGAAGCTGAGCTTGACCTTGAGGCTGAACAAGTTTGGCTCTACGATAAAAACAGCATGAATATTTTGTTACGAGCCTTTAATGAACTCAAGCAATTACGAGACCAACAGGGGGGAGATACAGGGGAAATCTTTAGTTGTAATGATTGCAGTAAACTGTTGAAAAAGGCAGTTCCCGGGGCTAGTATCGCTGTCAAAGGAAATCCTTCTTTAGATCGCATCGGCGAAATAGGAATGGGGATTCGCAATCCCTTTGACCCACAAAATCCCTCGGAGGGCGGGGTATCGTCGTTAGATGGGCAGTTTTGGTTTAATGAACTTCGGGTATCCGGCTTTGATAATAAAAAAGGATGGGCTGCAAAGGCAAAAGGACAAATACAGTTTGCTGATTTTGCAGACTTTAATGCTAACTTTAATCGCGAAACAGATGGTTTTGGGGCATTGAGCTCAGGGCTGGGGCAGCGTCGCCTTTCCGACGTCTTGGCTTATGATCTTAATTCAACAGTCAATATTCATAAATTTATTCCTGAGAGATTTGGTTGGAAAATTCCGGTATCTCTTTCAACTCGTCAGTCATCTTCTACACCTCGATATTTACCTAATGAGGGTGATGTTCGACTTTCTGAGTTTAAGAATGCGGTAAACTCAAGAGATGATATTGATGAGCAAGAAAAAGAACAGCTAATAAATCAGAAAATTAAGGAAAGCCAAACAGTAACAGAAAACTATTCAATAAATATATCGAATGTCTCAAAATCTCGTTCAAAATCTACTTTTGCCCAATATACATTGGATAAAACGACATTCAATTATGTTTATAATACTACAAAGCGCCGGAACCCCCAGTACACTTTTCAAGATAATTGGAATTATAGCAGCTCCCTTCGTTATGATGTAAACTTCCCCAATACTCGGCTATTTCGGCCATTTGGATTTCTGGGCGAGGTGCCGCTATTGCACCCGCTAGCGGGGCTTAGGTTAGGGTATACACCGGCTTCTATTAACGCTTCGGTAGGTATCGATCGTGAGTACGATGAGCAATTACGCCGGTTAACGACAGGTGAGACTGAGTCCACACCGCAACAGTCACATAGTTTTACTTATGACACCGAATTTGGGTTTGGATATAATTTAACGCCTTCTATAAAAACCACTTTTCGTAGTCGTTCTGTATTCGATCTATCCAGAGCCGGAATAGAAAGTGACGGTTCAGAAAATCCACTTTCTGATTCTACGAAATATTCGGTTAGACCGACATTCGATGTACTTAATGATGTTGTATTTGATACGCTATCATCTCGTAGGAGGAATTATGAAGAAGGGTATACTGCCGGCTGGCAGCCTCGACTACGATCTATTGAGGCCATTAATTGGATGAGTTATTCTGCCAACTATGGAGGGGGATACCAATGGAGAAATAGTTCAAGAGGCTCGAAACTGGGTGCTAATATCTCTAATAATCTGACATTAAATCAATCGCTTGACTTTGATATTAAGAGCTTGCTCAATAGAATAGATTGGTATAAAAACCTGCAGAATGGAGGTGATAATTCGCAACAGCCGGCTGTAAGTGACACTTCAAAGGCTGGATATTCACAAGATGATTTCGGTGAAACCTTGGCTAACATTGGTAAAAAAAGTCTGGCAGCACTGCTAAGTATACAGTCGTTTGAGCTTTCTTTTGATATTTCTAAAAGTTCACGTCAGAGTGGGTATGCAGGGAATTCACAGTTTTTCCAAATGTTCTCGCGTTCGGGACAACAATACTCTCCGCCTTTTTCATATCGTACGGGTTTTGATGATGATATCGGAACTGCTCAACTTATTGATAACCCTAGTGATAATTCGAGTTTACAGTTACCTTCTAACCGTAATTTATCGGATAACTTGACCGTGGGTTCTCGGCTTCAACCATTTAAAAATTTATCTATTGATTTGAGCTGGAATTCTGAATGGCAAAAGAATAGAACTACGACGATTACTATTGATCCCAATGACAATATGAGTACGGTCCATTCTCAAAATGGAACCATCCGTTCCAGTGTTTGGGCTTTTGGTGGGGGGTATGAAGCTTTTTTCAAAGCACAATTAAATACCGCTTTCCAGGATATTAACAGTGGAGCTACCATTATTAGTGATTCGACGGGGAATAGTGATGGCCGTTCTGTGCTTGGTCGTATGACATTGCAAGAAGATTTTCGGAGGGCCTATTTAAGTGTTGGAAAGGGGGGGATTGGCAAACAGCATTTTACCCCATTTCCTTTACCCAATTGGCGAGTCACCTTAACGGGATTAGAGTCTGTTATACCCTTTTTGGGCAATCTGATGTCACGCGCGTCACTTACGCATAACTATAGTGGTTTGTACCGTTTGGGATGGGAATTCAATTCTGATCAAAGTCAACTGCCTCCCCTTTCAATCGGTGCCTATTCGGTTATTAATCGTCGTCCTAAGTACGATCCCAATAGCATTAATGTTGAAAAAAGGTTTAGCCCTTTAGTGGGGTTAAATATTACCTGGAAGTCTAACCTGCGTACCAATTTGCAATATGAGCATAGCAAAGTGACAAGCCTGACATTATCAAACTCTACGGTTACGGAACGTATTTCGAAGGGGTTAAAGCTTTCCCTATCCTATACGATTAGAGGCTTTAAACTCCCATTTTTTCCACGTATCGACAATGCAGTAGATTTCAGCTTAAATGGAAGTTATCTAGAAGATGAAGAAAAGAAATATCAGCTCAGTTCTGACCTTGATGAAGCATTAACAGCAGGCCCTGATGATATTGTAAAGGATGCTGGAAGAGCAGATTATTCCGGCACCGTTACAGGAGGGCAGTCACGAATCAGAGGAGCAGCAGTAATTGGATACCGTTTTTCACAAACTATACAAGCCAACTTTGAATACAATTATAGTAAGTTGATACCCAAAACTTCCGGAGTTTACGGTCGTACCGACCACGATATCCGTTTTAATATTGTGGTGTCTATTCGTTCTAATTAA
- the lnt gene encoding apolipoprotein N-acyltransferase: MKSSLEYFWNSKWSLIISSGILLGLSYPPVPMPFLVFPAFLLIFRIIDLSNSVRSAAYWTYPAFLIWNIITTYWLVMATIGGGIAAILANSAVMTIPVMLQYKVQQKDIAPWLIALLQTAFWLSFEYLHHQWDLAWPWLTIANVWSNAPELVQYISVTGFWGISFWVIFSTALMYQFIKTVDNKSLKIGIVTVLFFPLCSLGFLLFEKQTEPQTKQEVVVVQPNFDSYHRYGGFKNSFKAHDHLLQMTDSLRTDSTALVVWPENAIQSDIANISSYSRLSNYTKGQLKKAADRWDATLISGATFYEFYQEDQKPALPYRSEYGPFLPFNAALAFHPDSTIDVYRKHNLVPIVERVPFVHFLNTVDIFGWVDWAQNQSYGKGYRANQFTVGVTKTPALICYDSVYPSWIRKYVQKGAGYLTIITNDGWWGNTSGHEQHFAYARLRAIEFDRWVVRSANNGISGIIAPNGSLEIETPYWQQKAFRYKIPVLTSQTFYTRFGDWLPYLMMALSAISIGIIVLNKDS; encoded by the coding sequence ATGAAATCATCGTTAGAATATTTCTGGAATTCGAAATGGAGTTTAATAATATCATCGGGCATCTTGCTGGGACTAAGTTATCCCCCGGTACCTATGCCATTCCTGGTATTTCCGGCCTTCTTACTGATTTTTCGTATTATAGATCTATCTAACTCAGTTCGTTCAGCAGCCTATTGGACCTATCCAGCTTTTCTGATCTGGAATATTATTACCACATACTGGCTAGTAATGGCTACTATAGGGGGTGGCATAGCTGCAATATTGGCCAACAGTGCAGTTATGACTATTCCCGTTATGCTACAGTATAAGGTACAACAAAAGGATATAGCTCCCTGGCTTATCGCCCTGCTTCAAACAGCCTTTTGGCTCAGCTTTGAATACCTGCATCACCAATGGGATTTAGCATGGCCGTGGCTAACAATAGCAAATGTCTGGTCTAACGCTCCTGAACTGGTTCAATACATTTCGGTAACCGGATTCTGGGGTATCTCTTTCTGGGTGATCTTCAGCACGGCTCTTATGTACCAGTTTATCAAAACCGTTGATAATAAAAGCCTAAAAATTGGTATTGTTACTGTTCTTTTTTTTCCACTTTGTTCGCTAGGCTTTTTGCTATTTGAAAAACAAACAGAACCCCAGACAAAACAAGAAGTAGTAGTAGTACAACCTAACTTTGACTCTTATCACCGGTATGGTGGATTTAAAAACTCATTCAAAGCTCACGACCACCTTCTGCAGATGACCGATTCTTTGCGTACCGATAGTACGGCCTTGGTAGTGTGGCCTGAAAATGCTATCCAGTCTGATATTGCCAATATCAGTTCCTACAGCAGACTATCAAATTATACAAAGGGGCAGCTAAAAAAAGCAGCTGATCGTTGGGATGCGACTCTTATCAGTGGAGCAACATTTTATGAATTCTACCAAGAAGACCAAAAACCAGCACTTCCTTATCGTTCAGAATATGGTCCTTTTCTCCCCTTTAATGCGGCCCTTGCTTTCCATCCCGACAGTACCATCGATGTGTACCGCAAACATAATTTAGTACCTATTGTTGAGCGTGTACCTTTTGTTCACTTCCTCAATACAGTAGATATTTTCGGATGGGTAGATTGGGCACAAAATCAGAGCTATGGCAAAGGGTACCGAGCAAATCAGTTCACTGTTGGCGTAACTAAAACCCCCGCTCTTATCTGTTATGATTCTGTATACCCCAGTTGGATCAGGAAGTATGTACAGAAAGGAGCTGGATATTTGACCATCATCACCAATGATGGTTGGTGGGGAAATACCAGTGGCCATGAACAACATTTTGCTTATGCACGTCTGCGAGCCATCGAATTTGACCGGTGGGTTGTACGCAGTGCCAACAACGGTATTTCAGGCATTATTGCCCCCAACGGGTCATTAGAGATAGAAACCCCCTACTGGCAACAAAAAGCCTTTCGATATAAGATACCGGTATTAACATCTCAAACATTTTATACCCGCTTTGGAGATTGGTTACCTTATCTGATGATGGCTCTTTCAGCAATTAGTATTGGAATTATTGTTCTCAATAAAGACTCTTAA